CACGGGTCAAGAAGGTGGGGTTGAGCCGCATCGAGAGCTTCAAGGCCACGTTCTCCCGCCAGAACATGGCCAAGACCAAGGAGAACCTGGGCACCAAGGTCAACAAGCTGGGCGAGCGCATCGTCACCACGGAACGCCGAGAGAAAATCCGGCAGTCCGGAGAGAGGCTGAAGCAGTCGGGCGAGAGGCTCAAGGAGTCCATCGCTAAGAACGTCAACctgaagaaagagaggacagtGGCCGAGGgccaggagggggcagagggagcaGCCGAGGGGGCCGCCCCCGTACCCCCCCCGAAGGGCCGCAAAGGCAGCCCAGAGAAGGCCTACACTGAGGTGGCCAAAGAGGCAGCAGACGAGGCCaaagagggggagacggaggtCCCCATGTACGACATGAAGCAGCTGTCATAGAGGAACTACTGCCCTGTTAACCAATGGAGAGAAACTACATGCAACATGGCGACATGTCTGCTATCTTAGACTAACTAACTTGGACTGGCTGCGACAATGTAGAGACGAGGGGGGGGTCTCAATTCAACCCCTAAAGCCTTTCCTTCTATGCACTGGAGCGAGTTCTGCTGCTCCCAGAGGATTCCACAGGTAGTGAAGAGATTACTAATGTTAGTAAACGCAAGTGCATAAGGGGGTGGGGTTTAGGGATGGATTAGAGACTGGGAGGAGGGGATTTAGGTTTCTGAGTGGAGGCGTGGAACAGGAAATGACATAGGAGGAAACGGGCCAGACAGAGAGCCAATAAGattagtttgttgaattgaaACACTTCTGTAATATCACAGCGTCAACttcgtgtttttgttgttgtttacatcAAAACGGACTCATAAGAAAGGCAaaacaatacaaataaaatgacagGAATCACAGTGAGCGTGTGGGACTGTCAGTTTTCTACCATGTTCAACATCATTTTGTCTATGTTTAGTTTCTTCTGTTGCTTGTGTTGGGTGTGAGATGTCTGTGAACGTCAAGGGTATGTGAACTGGTCTGGGTGTTAGTTACTGTTGCCAGGGGAGCTCTGTGAAGTCATCAACTTTACCGATGCAACAATGAAGAATGTGACTGGatgtaaaaaataaactgaATTCATTGGTTGAATTTAACTTATTTAGGTGTACAAAAGATAGATCGGATGAAGAGTAAAAGAAACCTTAAAAGTTTATGCAGAATTATTTAAAGACAATAAAATAAACTGACTTGCTGTATAAAGAGCCAGTAGAAGATTCTGATATAACTTTATTGTTCTCAGTCCAGCCTAGTGCTTCAGAGTTGTGTGGTACATTAGTGTTTATGCATGATAGCAGCTTCTAATCAACTAAATCATTATTAGTATGAGAATGAAAGTAGAGGGTTTATGTTACTGTTTGTAGAGTGAACTGAACTACCCCTCTGCTGCTTCTAGGGGTCAAGTTGAGTATTGCATGATATGTATTTACTTCACAAATATACTGTTTCTATAATGAACACTATTGTTGATTAAAAAGATCTACCAAAAAGATCTACTTTGCTAGTGGACATGTtgacatcccacacacacacacactccctccacctacacacacaccctggaccTCAACACCTtgacacacctccctccctccacacacacacacacacacacacacacacacacacacacacacacacacacacacccacacccacacacccccaccctccttccctgccccaCTCCCCGCCTCATTTGCAGTCACAGAGCAGGGCCACTCCCCTGAGTGTCCAGtggtctgggctgggctgggtgcgCAGCTGCAGGGTGAAGATGAAGGTGAGGTCAGTGCGGCGGGGCTTCTTGTACACAGGGCAGGGGTAGAGGTTCAGGCTTTGCGGCCTTCTCCCGTCCGCAGCCACCGTGCTGACGGCGTACACATGAACCACGGGCAGGGCCGTGAACAGGACCTTAAGGAGAAGCAGGGAGTCCCGGGGTTACAGTGTTATGGGAAGGGGGCACACCACTCTAACCTTATTGCTAGAGGGATGGAAGCTATGAGATTTGgacttgagggtttaggttggttgaggggcagttctatgggcgtatgtgaaaccctctgtgacatgcttgcgtgtaaaaagggctatacaaatacatttgatttgatgagattTGGACTACAACGCTAATACACATAGAAGGACTTTTGAGGTTATTGGATGAGGgcaagctgggggggggggggggggggggggggggaggtgtgacCCACCTTGGGCGGAGCCTCTGTGAGCTTGGCGTTGCGTTTGTCCCACCCCGCCCCATCCAGGAAGAGGCCGTACACGTAGACTCCGCCCACATCTTCTGGCGGAGGGGCGGAGACATCCTCTCTCATCATCCTGGTGACGTCGTTGTTCAGGACGACCGTGTCCAAGGCCCAGCCCTTGGACAGGTTGCTACGAGTGGTCTCCTGGCGCATGGCGGTCAGGAAGCCCTGGAGCCACCAAGGTCAACTGTGGTCAGTTACCTACTCTATGCTTACCACAGCATTaaacacagtacacagtacTCTGTGAGAAGGGTTATCCATAACCCTACCCCTCTACAACCCTGTTTCTGAAGGTTGTAAACTACCAACAACTTGTAATTAATGGGACTCAACATGTCTCCCTGCTAGTTATTAGAAACCAGGTGTGCTAAAttagacaggggaggacagtggCTCTCCAGAAACAAGGTGTGGGACCCCTGGTCAACCCCCCTCGTCCCCACCTGAGGGTTGAAGAAGCCGGTGAGCCAGAACTGGTGCGGCCGCCCCTGAGAGATCCAGGGCTGGAACTGCTGGTTCCTCTCCAGCAGCTCAGTGAACCAGAAGCCCAGGGTAGCAGACTGCCAGCTCAGCCTCAGCCACAGGCGTGGGACCCGGGCGTCGTACATGCTGTCCAGGGCGTCGCGCAGGTCCTCCGACATGATGATGGTTCctggagtggagtggagagaggagggtataGATGTGAGcgtgtctgagcgtgtgtgtgagtgtgtgagtttatTTGCGTGAGTTTTTAAGAGCCTGACCGTCAATGGCCAGTTTGAGGTCAGTGAGCGTGCTCCGCACAGAGCTGATAATTCGCTGCATGCGGTCCAGCTCCTGCCTGAGGAAGATGTTCATTGGCTGGAGATGACCCATCTTGTGgagctgacctttgacctgcagCGGACAGCACATATTACCATGGTTATTACCATGGTTATGAGCTCTAACCCAACCAAGTCTCTCTGAGGCTGCAGAAAGCActgtggatgatgatgatgatgcccaAGATGAAGAGGATGGGGGCCGCTAGCCGCTAGCTGCTAGTCATGAGCTGCTAACACTGTGATCATGTTTTCTTCCTACCTCATGTGGTACATAGTCAGGTGGTAGTTTCTCCAGCATCTCATTGGCCAGCCTCTGAACGGTTGCCTCTCTTGtctccccgcccccgcccccgctgTCTTTTGGTTGGATGTTGATGATGGTGCTCAGGGTCTCATTGGCCAGGTTGGTCTGGTAGGTGATGTCAGCATTGGGGTGGAGGCCGAACACCTGTCAGACACAAGGACCTGGGCCTCAGTGATGGAGCTCTCTCTGGGTGCACTTGATTTCAGGCACCCAGTGCAATGTACCCAACCGAGGATGACCCAAAAGCGGCTCTTCTGACCCAGATCAAacaccccctccagcccccacccacCTCAGGGGAGTCGACCAGAGGCAGGGTCTCGATGTGCTGCAGGTACTCTGAGACGCTCTTGGCCCGGGGgatggtgtagcccttgtagaAGCAGAACTTGTCCCCACACGTGTTCTCACTGAACCACACGCGTGTGAACGTGTTCAGGAGACATTtgtccaggtcatccgtcacaCGGCCTCCGTACTGGACCTTTGGGAAAACAAAGATGAAGTACATTTGAACAGATCTGATTAAATTTGAATGAAATAAAGATGGAATTCAACTCAATTTAattccccccaaaacgtaaGCATGTAGATGCAAATGACGCACAAAGTGATAAACTAATCAATAAATTACCAATGAATCATAAATACGTCATAGTTAAATAAAGTGTTTTGCTTAGCGACCTCTCCCAGCATGTATCTAAGACAGGTCCAGTTGACGCCACGTCGAGGGTCCAGTTCGTCCAGGTGGTTCTGGATGAACTGCATGCTGGAGGTGAAGTCTGCTTGGTTAAACTCATATGGGATGTTCCAGCCCAGCGGGCCAAACTTACGACGctcctgagagggagaggagacgagaggggaggagggagggaaggagggaaggaggtaaggagggagggagggtagttGTTAGGGTGAGTGTAAGGCTGAGGGTGGGGAtgaaggggagggtggaggtgaggtacCTGGACGGTGGTGTGCAGGAAGGCCACAGCGTAGAGCAGAGGTTTCCACTGAGGCAGGTTGGTGAtctccagctgctcctgggTCACACTGCTATAGGTCCTCTTCAGACCCGCTTTCATACctacaccaccacaacaacaacaatctcATAGTCGAATGACTGAAGGGTTTGTGATTGATTtaaagggaggagagcagagagacggaggggaggggagaggagaagagagaggggagaggagagagaaggagaggagggaagaggagaagagaggagagaaaaggagggagaaggagggaaggggagaggagaagagaggagagaaaaggagagagaaggagaggagaggagagaaaaggagagagaaggagaggagaggagaagagaggagagaaaaggagagagaaggagaggaagcaggGTTGTACCTTGCGGCGGCTCGTTGGTGAACTTGATGGCAGACTGCAGCAGGTTGATGGGGAAGCCAGGGTGCAGCTCCGTGGTCAGCCACACCCTGAAGCCCTCATGAACTCCCTCCGTCGCCGCGGTAACCGTCTCAAGCAGCTCATCCAGAAAGTCTAGTCCCAGATGGCAGTTTTGCAGGAGGAGCCAGCCCCCGTCTGTCATGCTGTGGGCCAATAGCCTGCGAGCATGCACTTCCTGTCCTTGGCCCATGGATATGGGTCTGCACTGCGCCCCCTAGAGGGTCGGAGGAAACACAGAGGTCCAAACATCTGCTCAGTTCCACCCGGCCATTAGGCTTTTCTTCCGATCATTTATGATTTGAAACATGTTTCACTTTTGTTTATTGAAGTTTATAGTTTGTAGTCTGTGTTCAGAGAATCATCTAGACAGCTGACCCACTCATGCTGACCACTCTGCCGAGGACGGTCACATGATACGAGCTTGTCGAATAAACAAAGTGAACCCTTTTCATTGTCGTGCATCTTTCCGGCCTGCCTTCTGACAGAAATCCATCTTATCACATATGAATGGTCCTCAGTGTCAGCAGGCGGCCcctcagagcagagcagggcagagcagggcagagcagggcagagcagagcagagcagagcagggcagagcagggcagagcag
This genomic stretch from Hypomesus transpacificus isolate Combined female chromosome 8, fHypTra1, whole genome shotgun sequence harbors:
- the LOC124470335 gene encoding dynein axonemal heavy chain 5-like, translating into MRDNKELESERVKLLEEVTSNKRKMQELEDNLLYRLTSTQGSLVEDQSLIDVLRVTKTTAEEVSEKLTVAAETEVKINQAREEYRPVATRGSILYFLIVEMSLVNLMYQTSLRQFLGIFDTSMERSVTSQITSKRIGNIIEFLTYQAFRYTARGLYEDHKFLFTLLLALKINLHDSNISHAEFQTFIKGGAALDLNSVEPKPRRWILDLTWLNLVQLSSLAPFSQLLAQVSHNDRPWRAWFDQPAPEDAPLPEDYDTNLDTFRKLLLIRSWCPDRTIAQARRYIAESLGSKYAEGVVLDMEGMWAESEPRTPLVCLLSMGSDPTENIERLAKSKGAQCRPISMGQGQEVHARRLLAHSMTDGGWLLLQNCHLGLDFLDELLETVTAATEGVHEGFRVWLTTELHPGFPINLLQSAIKFTNEPPQGMKAGLKRTYSSVTQEQLEITNLPQWKPLLYAVAFLHTTVQERRKFGPLGWNIPYEFNQADFTSSMQFIQNHLDELDPRRGVNWTCLRYMLGEVQYGGRVTDDLDKCLLNTFTRVWFSENTCGDKFCFYKGYTIPRAKSVSEYLQHIETLPLVDSPEVFGLHPNADITYQTNLANETLSTIINIQPKDSGGGGGETREATVQRLANEMLEKLPPDYVPHEVKGQLHKMGHLQPMNIFLRQELDRMQRIISSVRSTLTDLKLAIDGTIIMSEDLRDALDSMYDARVPRLWLRLSWQSATLGFWFTELLERNQQFQPWISQGRPHQFWLTGFFNPQGFLTAMRQETTRSNLSKGWALDTVVLNNDVTRMMREDVSAPPPEDVGGVYVYGLFLDGAGWDKRNAKLTEAPPKVLFTALPVVHVYAVSTVAADGRRPQSLNLYPCPVYKKPRRTDLTFIFTLQLRTQPSPDHWTLRGVALLCDCK